One Mycobacterium marseillense DNA window includes the following coding sequences:
- a CDS encoding helix-turn-helix domain-containing protein, translating to MRRTVQRSAKARDQLLDELRHAYEGGASIRSLVATTGRSYGSIHSLLRESGTTMRSRGGPNRTAKAARV from the coding sequence ATGAGAAGAACAGTGCAAAGGTCGGCCAAGGCGCGCGACCAGTTGTTGGACGAGCTTCGCCACGCCTACGAAGGCGGGGCCAGCATCCGGAGTCTGGTTGCCACGACCGGCAGGTCGTACGGGTCGATCCACAGCCTGCTGCGGGAGTCGGGTACCACGATGCGCAGCCGTGGCGGCCCCAACCGGACC
- a CDS encoding ABC-F family ATP-binding cassette domain-containing protein, with product MITATDLEVRAGARILLSPDGPDLRIQPGDRIGLVGRNGAGKTTTLRILAGETEPYAGSITRTGEIGYLPQDPKEGDLDVLARDRVLSARGLDVLLTDLEKQQALMAEVADDDARDRAIRRYGQLEERFVALGGYGAESEASRICASLGLPERVLTQQLRTLSGGQRRRVELARILFAASEGGAGTSGSETTLLLDEPTNHLDADSIGWLRDFLRAHTGGLVIISHNVELLADVVNRVWFLDAVRGEADVYNMGWQKYLDARATDEQRRRRERANAERKAAALRTQAAKLGAKATKAVAAQNMLRRADRMMAALDEERVADKVARIKFPTPAACGRTPLVAKGLSKSYGSLEVFTGVDLAIDRGSRVVVLGLNGAGKTTLLRLLAGTEVPDTGGLEPGHGLRIGYFAQEHDTLDNDASVWENIRHAAPDSGEQDLRGLLGAFMFSGPQLDQFAGTLSGGEKTRLALAGLVASTANVLLLDEPTNNLDPASREQVLDALRSYQGAVVLVTHDPGAAEALDPQRVVLLPDGTEDYWSDEYRDLIELA from the coding sequence GTGATCACGGCCACGGACCTGGAGGTCCGCGCTGGCGCGCGCATCCTGCTCTCACCCGACGGCCCCGACCTGCGGATCCAGCCCGGCGACCGCATCGGCCTGGTCGGCCGCAACGGCGCGGGCAAGACCACCACCCTGCGCATCCTGGCGGGCGAGACCGAGCCGTACGCCGGGTCGATTACCCGGACTGGCGAAATCGGTTATCTGCCACAGGATCCCAAAGAGGGCGACCTCGATGTGCTGGCCCGCGACCGGGTCCTGTCGGCCCGCGGGCTCGACGTGTTGCTCACCGACCTGGAAAAGCAGCAGGCGTTGATGGCCGAGGTCGCCGACGACGACGCCCGCGACCGCGCGATCCGCCGCTACGGGCAGCTCGAGGAGCGTTTCGTGGCCTTGGGCGGGTACGGCGCGGAGAGCGAAGCCAGCCGCATCTGCGCCAGTCTCGGTCTGCCGGAACGGGTGCTGACCCAGCAGCTGCGCACCCTGTCCGGCGGGCAGCGACGCCGGGTGGAACTGGCGCGCATCCTGTTCGCCGCCTCCGAGGGCGGCGCGGGAACGTCGGGCTCGGAGACCACGCTGTTGCTCGACGAGCCCACCAACCACCTGGATGCGGATTCCATCGGCTGGTTGCGGGATTTCCTGCGGGCCCACACCGGCGGGCTGGTGATCATCAGCCACAACGTCGAATTGCTCGCCGACGTCGTCAACCGGGTGTGGTTTTTGGACGCCGTGCGCGGCGAGGCCGACGTCTACAACATGGGCTGGCAGAAGTACCTCGACGCCCGCGCGACCGACGAGCAGCGCCGCCGCCGGGAGCGCGCCAACGCCGAACGCAAGGCCGCCGCGCTGCGGACCCAGGCCGCGAAGCTCGGCGCCAAAGCCACCAAAGCCGTTGCCGCCCAAAACATGTTGCGCCGCGCCGACCGGATGATGGCGGCCCTCGACGAGGAGCGCGTCGCCGACAAGGTGGCCCGCATCAAGTTCCCGACGCCGGCCGCGTGCGGGCGCACGCCGTTGGTCGCCAAGGGGCTGAGCAAGTCCTACGGATCGCTGGAGGTGTTCACCGGCGTCGATCTCGCGATCGACCGCGGCTCGCGGGTGGTGGTGCTGGGACTCAACGGCGCCGGCAAGACCACGCTGCTGAGGCTGCTGGCCGGCACCGAGGTTCCCGACACCGGAGGCCTCGAGCCCGGGCACGGCCTGCGGATCGGCTACTTCGCGCAGGAGCACGACACCCTCGACAACGATGCGAGCGTCTGGGAGAACATCCGGCACGCCGCGCCGGATTCGGGCGAGCAGGACCTGCGCGGCCTGCTGGGCGCGTTCATGTTCAGCGGCCCGCAGCTCGACCAATTCGCGGGCACCCTGTCCGGCGGTGAGAAAACCCGGCTCGCGCTGGCCGGTTTGGTGGCCTCGACCGCCAACGTCTTGTTGCTCGACGAGCCGACGAACAACCTCGACCCCGCGTCGCGCGAGCAGGTGCTCGACGCGCTGCGCAGTTACCAGGGGGCGGTGGTCCTGGTGACGCACGATCCCGGCGCCGCCGAGGCCCTCGACCCGCAACGGGTGGTGTTGCTGCCCGACGGCACCGAGGACTACTGGTCCGACGAATACCGGGATCTCATCGAGCTCGCCTGA
- a CDS encoding enoyl-CoA hydratase — protein MSLVLVDHPRPGVALITLNRPERMNSMAFDVMVPLKEALEKVRHDNSVRVVVLTGAGRGFSSGADHKSAGSVPHVEGLTRPTYALRSMEILDEVILGLRRLHQPVIAAVNGPAIGGGLCLALAADIRVASTSAYFRAAGINNGLTASELGLSYLLPRAIGSSRAFEIMLTGRDITAEEAERIGLVSCQVPDKQLLDTCYAIAARIAAFSRPGVELTKRTLWSGLDAGSLEGHMQAEGLGQLFVRLLTANFEEAVAARAERRPAVFTDDK, from the coding sequence GTGAGTTTGGTACTGGTAGACCACCCGAGGCCCGGCGTCGCGCTGATAACCCTCAACCGGCCCGAGCGGATGAACTCCATGGCCTTCGACGTCATGGTGCCGCTCAAGGAGGCCTTGGAGAAGGTCAGGCACGACAACTCGGTGCGCGTGGTCGTGCTCACCGGCGCCGGCCGGGGCTTTTCCTCGGGCGCTGACCACAAGTCCGCGGGCTCGGTGCCCCACGTCGAGGGGCTGACCCGCCCCACCTACGCGCTGCGCTCCATGGAGATCCTCGACGAGGTCATCCTGGGGTTGCGCCGGCTGCACCAACCGGTGATCGCCGCGGTCAACGGGCCCGCCATCGGCGGGGGCCTGTGTTTGGCGCTGGCCGCCGACATCCGGGTGGCCTCCACCAGCGCGTACTTCCGCGCCGCCGGCATCAACAACGGGCTGACGGCCAGCGAGCTGGGGCTGTCGTATCTGCTGCCGCGGGCGATCGGGTCGTCGCGGGCGTTCGAGATCATGCTGACCGGCCGCGACATCACCGCCGAGGAAGCCGAGCGCATCGGGCTGGTGTCCTGCCAGGTGCCCGACAAGCAGCTGCTGGACACCTGCTACGCGATCGCCGCCAGAATCGCGGCGTTCTCGCGCCCGGGCGTCGAGTTGACCAAGCGCACGCTGTGGAGTGGACTGGACGCCGGTAGCCTGGAAGGGCACATGCAAGCCGAAGGCTTGGGACAGCTTTTCGTCCGCCTGCTCACCGCCAACTTCGAAGAAGCGGTTGCCGCACGCGCAGAACGACGACCAGCGGTATTCACCGACGACAAATAG